A stretch of Malus sylvestris chromosome 11, drMalSylv7.2, whole genome shotgun sequence DNA encodes these proteins:
- the LOC126591050 gene encoding uncharacterized protein LOC126591050 produces the protein MENPLESMVEEREELMVPPSGGNPFLKKAYFLKPTLPISTIELPFELPHSFSSIPSRFEPKKWPLQVEFHGWKQGTKDWKSWVDQMASVHQSSWKAVGIYEAILNSTYQIRRQNSLVYGLAEKWCPETNTFIFPWGETTITLEDVMVLGSFSVLGDSVLSPLETTQLKEIEEELLQERKEFYRSSANKSTTSLWLKKFIKSGHKFEHEAFLVYWLSRYVFNHNDITHRPVFSIAIHLARGIKIALAPAVLASIYKDLDLLKRKIVASNQLEIGGADLQVTLKSPFHLLQVWAWERFLELRPKPNVINFGETRLARWDKLNGMEVENLRKVLDSAGGDFKWRPYALDVIENLHLPKYYPQKETWVLAGSDSNDELLSFIRCLIVSELVGLGTIEHYLPHRVAMQFGFDQDIPCSITRLFHNSDKAWKYYNNEIKNVKLYLPCRLFEADVSIKYTKWWKKSVSGLEDASEAASPQKKKAKGTDRLPLMVNHPLVTPGFAPNCNILEAEDPMDDDDKLTIPELLKRNKKYENFVIIEDSDSEKLSGGVPSLESKIAGESSVCTKSDKDNGRVVGKESASSGPLFESRVLEFEKRGSEITARIKRLESMLDELNADV, from the coding sequence ATGGAGAACCCACTGGAATCAATGGTTGAAGAGAGGGAGGAGTTGATGGTTCCGCCATCCGGCGGAAACCCCTTTCTTAAAAAAGCTTACTTTCTAAAACCCACTTTGCCAATTTCCACCATTGAACTTCCTTTTGAGCTCCCTCACAGTTTCTCCTCCATCCCTTCCCGTTTCGAGCCAAAGAAATGGCCTTTGCAAGTTGAGTTCcacggatggaaacaaggaacAAAAGATTGGAAATCCTGGGTTGATCAAATGGCTTCTGTGCACCAATCTTCATGGAAGGCGGTTGGTATTTATGAAGCAATCCTTAATTCAACGTACCAAATACGAAGGCAAAACAGTTTGGTATACGGGCTTGCAGAGAAATGGTGTCCCGAAACCAATACGTTTATTTTTCCATGGGGTGAAACAACAATCACATTGGAGGATGTCATGGTTTTAGGCAGTTTCTCGGTTTTGGGGGACTCTGTTTTAAGCCCTCTCGAAACCACACAActtaaagaaattgaagaggagcTACTTCAAGAGAGAAAGGAATTTTACAGGAGTTCGGCCAACAAGTCTACCAcaagcttgtggttgaagaagtTCATTAAGAGCGGGCACAAATTTGAGCATGAAGCATTTCTTGTGTATTGGTTGTCGAGGTATGTTTTTAACCATAATGATATAACACATAGACCTGTATTCTCCATAGCAATTCATTTAGCTAGGGGGATTAAAATCGCTCTTGCACCCGCTGTTCTTGCTAGCATTTACAAAGATTTGGATTTGTTGAAAAGGAAAATTGTAGCTTCAAACCAATTGGAAATAGGAGGTGCTGATTTACAAGTCACCCTTAAGTCACCATTCCATTTACTTCAGGTTTGGGCGTGGGAAAGATTCTTGGAACTTAGGCCAAAGCCGAATGTTATAAATTTTGGTGAGACAAGATTGGCTAGATGGGATAAATTAAATGGCATGGAAGTTGAAAACTTGAGAAAGGTTTTAGATTCAGCCGGAGGAGATTTCAAGTGGCGCCCTTACGCCTTGGATGTCATTGAGAACTTGCATTTGCCTAAATACTATCCACAAAAGGAAACATGGGTTTTGGCTGGTTCTGATTCAAATGATGAATTACTGTCATTCATTAGATGTTTGATCGTAAGTGAGCTAGTTGGTCTTGGTACCATTGAGCACTACCTACCGCATCGTGTAGCTATGCAATTTGGATTTGATCAAGACATTCCATGTTCTATTACGCGACTTTTTCACAATTCTGATAAAGCCTGGAAGTATTACAACAATGAAATCAAGAATGTGAAATTATATCTTCCATGTAGGCTTTTCGAGGCTGATGTTAGCATAAAGTATACCAAGTGGTGGAAGAAATCAGTGTCTGGCCTTGAAGATGCAAGTGAAGCTGCTAGTCCAcagaaaaagaaagcaaaggGTACTGATCGGTTGCCATTGATGGTTAACCACCCCCTTGTAACTCCTGGGTTTGCTCCGAATTGCAACATTCTGGAAGCTGAAGATCCTATGGATGATGATGATAAGCTAACAATACCAgaacttttgaaaagaaatAAGAAGTACGAGAATTTTGTGATTATAGAAGATAGTGACAGTGAGAAATTATCGGGTGGAGTTCCGAGTTTGGAATCTAAAATTGCAGGAGAAAGTTCGGTTTGTACCAAGTCAGATAAGGACAATGGAAGAGTCGTTGGTAAAGAAAGTGCCAGCAGTGGCCCTTTATTTGAGAGCCGAGTTTTGGAGTTTGAGAAGCGAGGTTCAGAGATTACGGCTAGGATTAAGAGGCTTGAAAGCATGCTAGATGAGTTAAATGCAGATGTGTAG
- the LOC126590386 gene encoding MDIS1-interacting receptor like kinase 2-like, producing MKSVRKLPLLLLLPIFLLSLLPLKATSPPRSQAEALISWKSSFASPPSSLSSWSRTNLNNLCNWTAIVCNQNTKTVAKIDLSNRKITATLTEFNFTPFLSLTHFNLNGNNFTGPIPSAISKLSRLTILDLGNNYFTQEIPEEIGKLTKLEYLSFYNNDLHGTIPDQLNYLQRVRYVLFGKNQLIRTPDGSNFSVMPLLTYLDLSQNNLESKFPAFISKCWNLTFLDLSENALTGQIPEAVFTNLGKLEYLNLSDNYFQGRLPTSFPKLKHLHSELNSFSGQIPEDIGLMSRLQRIDLFQNSLQGRIPSSIGQLRELQYLNLEVNFLNSSIPSELSLCTNLTYLALAKNSISGDLPLSLSNLNKISELGLAFNSFTGPILPSLISNWTELVSLQLQGNIFHGNIPDEIGLLTKLTHLYLYDNYFSAAIPSEIGKLKDLIILHLSTNRLSGSIPVTVCNLTSLQNLGLRENNLTGIIPPEISQLKQLEVLNLSQNNLTGVIPTSLGSLSSLQLLDLSNNNLTGEIPGGQGSFCCLTSFNISHNNLSGEIPAVITDIYTSHSLDLSSNSLSGAIPSNLDKLTMLVVLNVSHNHLLGEIPSALSSMPRLERYDFSYNNLKGPIPTGGIFRKALANAFSGNSGLCGHAEGLKECSFRKNNSTVLIGVLVPVCGLSMVVAAIALILKFRKKSEAVLKKIKSSKEFENIESMIMQEEVKFTFREVIKAVDDFHEKYCIGRGGFGRVYKVELESGQVIAVKRLNTEDSNDIPGINLRSFENEIRTLTNTRHRNIIRLYGFCSRRGCIFLLYEFLERGSLGKSLYGIEGVTELGWATRVKIVKGLANALSYLHHDCTPPIVHRDVTINNVLLEQDFEPRISDFGIARLLSTDSSNWTHIAGSFGYMAPELAFTMRVTDKCDVYSFGVVALEVMMGRHPGDMLESQLSASTSMNENAELLLKDLLDQRLDPPTNALAKAVVLVMSLSLACVHTHPGSRPTMFFVSQKLSAQTLPSLSEPFGMLTINKLRGLHIKKNDITAT from the exons ATGAAATCAGTTCGGAAAttgcctcttcttcttctccttcctatTTTCTTGCTCTCATTGCTTCCATTGAAAGCCACGTCACCCCCAAGAAGTCAGGCAGAAGCTCTGATAAGCTGGAAAAGTAGCTTTGCTTCTCCACCATCGTCCCTCAGTTCATGGTCTCGTACAAACCTCAACAACCTCTGCAACTGGACTGCCATTGTCTGCaaccaaaacaccaaaacagtTGCCAAAATAGACCTCTCCAACCGCAAAATCACTGCCACACTAACCGAATTCAACTTCACCCCATTTCTCAGTCTCACTCACTTCAACCTTAATGGCAATAATTTCACCGGCCCTATACCATCTGCCATTAGCAAGCTTTCCAGGCTCACTATCTTAGACTTGGGCAACAACTATTTCACTCAAGAAATACCCGAGGAGATAGGTAAGTTAACGAAGTTGGAGTATCTCAGCTTCTACAACAATGATCTCCATGGTACAATTCCCGACCAGCTCAACTATCTCCAACGGGTAAGGTATGTGCTTTTCGGAAAAAACCAGTTAATAAGAACCCCTGATGGATCTAACTTTTCCGTCATGCCTTTATTGACATACCTTGATCTTTCTCAAAACAATCTGGAATCAAAATTCCCAGCGTTTATATCTAAATGTTGGAACTTGACGTTCTTGGACTTGTCTGAGAATGCCTTGACTGGCCAAATACCAGAAGCAGTATTTACCAATCTGGGAAAGCTTGAGTATCTCAATCTCAGCGACAATTATTTCCAAGGGCGACTTCCAACAAGCTTTCCCAAGCTTAAACATCTCCATTCAGAACTAAACTCTTTCAGTGGTCAAATTCCTGAAGATATTGGTTTGATGTCTCGCCTTCAGCGTATTGACCTGTTTCAAAATTCCTTACAAGGAAGAATTCCATCCTCGATAGGCCAACTCAGAGAACTCCAGTATCTTAATCTTGAGGTGAATTTCTTAAACTCTTCGATCCCTTCTGAACTCAGTCTTTGTACCAACCTCACCTACTTGGCCTTGGCCAAAAATTCCATTAGCGGCGATCTACCTCTGTCCCTGTCAAATCTGAACAAGATTTCAGAATTGGGTTTGGCTTTCAACTCATTTACTGGTCCAATCTTGCCCTCCCTTATCTCCAATTGGACTGAATTGGTTTCTTTGCAGCTTCAAGGGAACATCTTCCATGgaaatattccagatgaaatcgGATTGTTGACAAAACTGACACACCTTTATCTATACGATAATTATTTCTCTGCTGCGATTCCCTCGGAGATCGGAAAATTGAAAGACTTGATAATATTGCATCTTTCAACCAACCGGCTATCAGGGTCAATTCCTGTTACAGTATGTAATCTAACAAGTCTTCAAAACTTAGGGCTTCGGGAAAACAATCTCACAGGGATAATCCCACCAGAGATTTCGCAGTTGAAACAACTGGAGGTTCTGAACCTAAGCCAGAACAACTTGACAGGGGTGATTCCAACGAGTCTGGGCAGTTTGAGTAGCCTCCAGCTACTAGATTTGTCAAATAACAATTTGACAGGCGAAATACCAGGCGGACAGGGCTCGTTTTGCTGTTTAACAAGCTTTAACATAAGCCACAACAATTTATCGGGTGAAATACCAGCGGTGATTACTGACATATACACAAGTCACTCCTTGGATCTTAGCAGCAATTCTCTATCGGGAGCAATACCTTCAAACCTGGACAAGCTCACGATGTTAGTGGTTCTCAATGTCTCACACAACCATCTCTTAGGGGAAATCCCATCAGCACTTTCCAGCATGCCTCGTTTGGAACGGTATGACTTTTCTTATAATAACTTGAAGGGTCCAATCCCAACTGGTGGCATTTTCCGAAAAGCATTGGCAAATGCTTTTTCTGGAAACTCTGGCTTATGTGGGCATGCTGAAGGCCTAAAGGAATGTAGTTTCAGAAAGAATAACAGCACAGTTCTAATTGGTGTCCTTGTACCGGTTTGTGGCCTATCAATGGTTGTCGCTGCCATCGCTCTGATTTTAAAGTTTCGGAAGAAATCCGAGGCCGTTCTTAAGAAAATCAAAAGttctaaagaatttgagaataTTGAGTCGATGATAATGCAAGAAGAAGTTAAATTTACATTTCGGGAAGTTATCAAGGCCGTAGACGACTTTCACGAGAAGTATTGCATTGGAAGAGGAGGATTTGGTAGAGTATACAAGGTGGAGCTCGAATCAGGTCAAGTTATTGCAGTTAAGAGACTTAACACAGAAGACTCTAATGATATCCCAGGAATTAATCTTCGAAGTTTTGAAAATGAAATCCGAACTTTGACAAATACCCGGCATCGCAACATCATAAGGCTATATGGATTCTGTTCCAGGAGGGGATGTATATTCTTGCTTTATGAATTCTTAGAGAGAGGCAGTCTGGGAAAATCTTTATATGGGATTGAAGGGGTTACTGAACTTGGCTGGGCTACAAGGGTCAAAATTGTGAAGGGACTTGCTAATGCACTTTCTTACTTGCACCATGACTGCACTCCACCAATTGTGCACCGTGATGTAACCATCAACAATGTATTGCTCGAACAGGATTTTGAGCCCCGTATCTCTGATTTTGGGATAGCAAGACTATTGAGTACTGACTCATCCAACTGGACACATATTGCTGGTTCATTTGGCTACATGGCACCAG AGCTTGCATTCACTATGCGAGTCACAGATAAGTGTGATGTATACAGCTTTGGAGTGGTGGCACTAGAAGTCATGATGGGAAGGCACCCCGGGGATATGCTTGAGTCTCAACTATCAGCATCAACATCAATGAATGAAAATGCAGAGTTGCTTCTTAAAGATTTGTTAGATCAAAGGTTGGACCCTCCAACCAATGCATTGGCAAAGGCAGTGGTGCTTGTGATGAGTTTATCCTTGGCTTGTGTGCATACGCATCCTGGGTCTCGACCGACAATGTTTTTTGTCTCACAAAAACTATCTGCTCAAACCCTGCCTTCCCTTTCCGAACCATTTGGGATGCTAAC